One part of the Anaeromyxobacter sp. Fw109-5 genome encodes these proteins:
- the gltC gene encoding adventurous gliding motility protein GltC yields MTRPTRRPLLPSKGCLAVLLAALAVAPAAHAQLGIDLSAPPKEERKPAKKKPAAKKPPVKKPAAKKPAPAKPPEPESPREAPPPVPAPEPEKPVEALPGEPPEQPAAQPQELPGLKLAPVDPKATAIAKERLAAAKKLLDEKATETAALAFDQILREPTFAGVHDEARYQRAKALVRMGLHHSALAAFDEVLEKGPRGSRFYHSAMEWVFHVGRKLKNEQPVLNRVARHAQWGFPPAYEDRFHFLLAKYEFERGRALADAGRTADAKSAWAEARRLASMVRREAGAKPPVSPDAPSAGDDAGDVYAKARFVDGLVLFAQGDDQASVEAFKEVVRLTNPKRGRHPDPELRELAFLQLARIHYQNRQNRYAIWYYGKMPWGGERWLEGLWEASYAHYRIADYEKTLGNLLTLQSPYFQDEYFPESYVLEAIVYYENCRYPEARRVLESFSRLYEPVYEELAGITTRPQTPEAYFEVIEQSPRQKGGAIMRRILKVAYTDQNIRRLAESIREIEDEMDRGIGGRRPEFRESALAKELLDKLGADKATLVQEAGARARGKLEYERDSLRTLLAQSLRIRIEVSRKEREALEGALARGSQVEVVRDLKYSTAVSDEHLYWPYQGEFWRDELGTYSYTLTKGCKDRLPRSRAAAR; encoded by the coding sequence ATGACGCGCCCGACCCGTCGTCCCCTCCTGCCGTCCAAGGGCTGCCTCGCCGTCCTCCTCGCGGCGCTCGCCGTCGCTCCCGCCGCCCACGCGCAGCTCGGCATCGATCTGTCCGCGCCGCCCAAGGAGGAGCGCAAGCCGGCGAAGAAGAAGCCGGCGGCGAAGAAGCCCCCCGTGAAGAAGCCCGCGGCGAAGAAGCCCGCGCCGGCGAAGCCTCCCGAGCCCGAGTCGCCTCGCGAGGCGCCGCCGCCGGTCCCGGCGCCCGAGCCGGAGAAGCCGGTCGAGGCGCTCCCGGGCGAGCCGCCCGAGCAGCCCGCGGCCCAGCCGCAGGAGCTCCCCGGCCTGAAGCTCGCGCCCGTCGATCCCAAGGCGACGGCGATCGCGAAGGAGCGCCTCGCCGCGGCGAAGAAGCTCCTCGACGAGAAGGCCACCGAGACCGCCGCCCTCGCGTTCGACCAGATCCTGCGCGAGCCCACCTTCGCCGGCGTGCACGACGAGGCGCGCTACCAGCGCGCGAAGGCGCTCGTGCGGATGGGCCTGCACCACTCCGCGCTCGCGGCGTTCGACGAGGTCCTCGAGAAGGGGCCGCGCGGCTCGCGCTTCTACCACTCCGCGATGGAGTGGGTGTTCCACGTCGGACGGAAGCTCAAGAACGAGCAGCCGGTGCTGAACCGGGTCGCGCGCCACGCGCAGTGGGGCTTCCCGCCGGCGTACGAGGACCGCTTCCACTTCCTCCTCGCGAAGTACGAGTTCGAGCGCGGCCGGGCGCTCGCCGACGCCGGGCGCACCGCCGACGCGAAGTCCGCGTGGGCCGAGGCGCGCCGGCTCGCGTCCATGGTCCGCCGTGAGGCGGGCGCCAAGCCGCCCGTCTCGCCCGACGCCCCCTCCGCCGGGGACGACGCCGGCGACGTCTACGCGAAGGCGCGCTTCGTGGACGGCCTCGTGCTGTTCGCCCAGGGCGACGATCAGGCCTCGGTCGAGGCGTTCAAGGAGGTCGTGCGCCTCACGAACCCGAAGCGCGGCCGCCACCCGGATCCGGAGCTGCGCGAGCTCGCGTTCCTGCAGCTCGCGCGCATCCACTACCAGAACCGGCAGAACCGCTACGCCATCTGGTACTACGGGAAGATGCCCTGGGGTGGGGAGCGCTGGCTCGAGGGGCTGTGGGAGGCCTCGTACGCCCACTACCGGATCGCCGACTACGAGAAGACGCTCGGCAACCTGCTGACGCTCCAGTCGCCGTACTTCCAGGACGAGTACTTCCCCGAGTCGTACGTCCTCGAGGCGATCGTCTACTACGAGAACTGCCGCTACCCCGAGGCGCGCCGCGTGCTCGAGTCCTTCTCCCGGCTGTACGAGCCGGTGTACGAGGAGCTCGCGGGGATCACCACGCGTCCGCAGACGCCCGAGGCGTACTTCGAGGTGATCGAGCAGTCGCCGCGCCAGAAGGGCGGGGCGATCATGCGGCGCATCCTGAAGGTCGCCTACACCGACCAGAACATCCGCCGCCTCGCGGAGTCGATCCGCGAGATCGAGGACGAGATGGATCGGGGCATCGGCGGCCGCCGCCCCGAGTTCCGCGAGTCGGCGCTCGCGAAGGAGCTGCTCGACAAGCTCGGCGCGGACAAGGCCACGCTCGTCCAGGAGGCCGGCGCCCGCGCCCGCGGCAAGCTCGAGTACGAGCGCGACTCCCTGCGCACCCTCCTGGCCCAGTCGCTGCGCATCCGCATCGAGGTCTCCCGCAAGGAGCGCGAGGCCCTCGAGGGCGCGCTCGCGCGGGGGAGCCAGGTCGAGGTGGTGCGCGATCTGAAGTACTCGACCGCCGTCTCGGACGAGCACCTGTACTGGCCCTACCAGGGCGAGTTCTGGCGCGACGAGCTCGGCACCTACTCGTACACCCTCACGAAGGGCTGCAAGGACCGCCTGCCGCGGTCCCGCGCGGCGGCCCGGTAA
- a CDS encoding outer membrane beta-barrel domain-containing protein translates to MIARRASRSVLALAALVTLAAAAPRPAHAQTRADAFAGKIPPVSGQLFRKAGRFELTATGDLSLNDAFYSKYFGGLKLGYHLSEAWSVSLHAAAGTTSETGSAVVCPKDTGCVDAADAMLLQVPGKLQRIIGAEVAWSPVYGKLNVFAEKVAHFDLSILVGADLVSHDEVLGPSEAEALAASGDDPALVSTVGGHVGLGARLFLTEWLAVRLEVKDYVYGVEVPNNGSGKDWQNQIFTEVGLSFFLPFSNRPLP, encoded by the coding sequence ATGATCGCGCGCCGCGCCTCCAGAAGCGTCCTCGCGCTCGCCGCGCTCGTCACGCTGGCCGCGGCCGCGCCTCGCCCCGCCCACGCGCAGACCCGAGCGGACGCGTTCGCGGGGAAGATCCCGCCCGTCTCCGGCCAGCTGTTCCGCAAGGCCGGCCGGTTCGAGCTCACCGCCACCGGCGACCTCTCGCTGAACGACGCGTTCTACTCGAAGTACTTCGGCGGCCTGAAGCTGGGGTACCACCTCAGCGAGGCGTGGTCGGTCTCGCTGCACGCCGCGGCCGGCACCACGTCCGAGACGGGCTCCGCCGTGGTGTGCCCGAAGGACACCGGCTGCGTCGACGCCGCCGACGCCATGTTGCTGCAGGTGCCCGGGAAGCTGCAGCGGATCATCGGCGCGGAGGTCGCCTGGTCGCCGGTGTACGGAAAGCTGAACGTCTTCGCGGAGAAGGTCGCCCACTTCGACCTGTCGATCCTCGTCGGGGCCGACCTCGTGTCCCACGACGAGGTGCTCGGCCCGAGCGAGGCCGAGGCGCTCGCGGCGAGCGGCGACGACCCTGCGCTCGTCAGCACGGTCGGCGGTCACGTGGGGCTCGGGGCGCGCCTGTTCCTCACGGAATGGTTAGCCGTGCGGCTCGAGGTGAAGGACTACGTGTACGGCGTGGAGGTGCCGAACAACGGAAGCGGCAAGGACTGGCAGAACCAGATCTTCACCGAGGTCGGACTCTCCTTCTTCCTTCCGTTCAGCAACCGTCCGCTCCCGTGA
- a CDS encoding outer membrane beta-barrel domain-containing protein, giving the protein MLSPARSLAQEVPGIDLSQPPAEEPAQQPPSEPEEQPPMDLSQPPASREPAAAAEKEKGKEGRPLLPFGDEDVALGDRVKAVQRKGFLKRGRLELTPMFSATVNDAFYQKFGGGLRLAYNVQDSFAIAVRGTYYEPLRTDNVREGKIAFQSQLLTSQLDGQVMVDGVWSPIYGKASFLGSSILHFDLFLAGGFGVVWSATSGEPRNEGPHLATDLGGGVRFYPKEWLAFELGLMATLYPDQPILSVPGTVQKVFVANVGLSFFFPPRFEYVYP; this is encoded by the coding sequence GTGCTCTCTCCTGCCCGGTCGCTCGCGCAGGAGGTGCCCGGCATCGATCTGTCCCAGCCGCCCGCGGAGGAGCCGGCGCAGCAGCCGCCCTCCGAGCCGGAAGAGCAACCGCCGATGGACCTCTCACAGCCGCCCGCCTCGCGCGAGCCGGCTGCGGCGGCCGAGAAGGAGAAGGGGAAGGAGGGCCGGCCGCTCCTGCCGTTCGGCGACGAGGACGTCGCGCTCGGGGATCGGGTCAAGGCGGTCCAGCGCAAGGGGTTCCTGAAGCGCGGGCGCCTCGAGCTCACGCCGATGTTCTCGGCGACCGTGAACGACGCCTTCTACCAGAAGTTCGGCGGCGGCCTGCGGCTCGCCTACAACGTCCAGGACAGCTTCGCGATCGCCGTCCGCGGCACCTACTACGAGCCGCTCCGCACCGACAACGTGCGCGAGGGCAAGATCGCCTTCCAGAGCCAGCTGCTCACGTCCCAGCTCGACGGACAGGTGATGGTGGACGGCGTCTGGTCGCCGATCTACGGGAAGGCTTCCTTCCTCGGATCGAGCATCCTCCACTTCGACCTGTTCCTCGCGGGCGGCTTCGGGGTCGTCTGGAGCGCCACGAGCGGCGAGCCCCGCAACGAGGGTCCGCACCTCGCCACCGATCTCGGCGGAGGCGTCCGGTTCTATCCGAAGGAGTGGCTCGCCTTCGAGCTCGGGCTCATGGCGACGCTGTACCCCGACCAGCCCATCCTGTCGGTCCCGGGCACGGTGCAGAAGGTGTTCGTCGCGAACGTCGGCCTGTCGTTCTTCTTCCCCCCGCGCTTCGAGTACGTCTACCCATGA
- the cglC gene encoding adventurous gliding motility lipoprotein CglC yields MRPAAIKLAVALATVALAACQDPDVGERCPLQWGTDSSLPRPTPATAAGDYFESGNPACDDLVCIVSPASSGSKYAECEGENCGYCSKPCVSNDDCYTDDTGLVCDLVLLDPAFLAALDASNKSCTTSTDCAAGQQCGADGQCTPTVRERYLGDIAFSSFCVVPR; encoded by the coding sequence ATGCGCCCTGCCGCCATCAAGCTCGCCGTCGCGCTCGCCACCGTCGCGCTCGCCGCTTGCCAGGATCCGGACGTGGGCGAGCGGTGCCCCCTGCAGTGGGGGACCGACAGCTCGCTCCCCCGCCCGACGCCGGCGACGGCTGCCGGTGATTACTTCGAGTCCGGCAACCCCGCCTGCGACGACCTCGTCTGCATCGTCTCGCCGGCGTCCTCGGGATCGAAGTACGCCGAGTGCGAGGGCGAGAACTGCGGCTACTGCTCGAAGCCGTGCGTCTCGAACGACGACTGCTACACGGACGACACGGGCCTCGTGTGCGATCTCGTCCTGCTGGATCCGGCGTTCCTCGCCGCGCTCGACGCGAGCAACAAGTCGTGCACGACGAGCACCGACTGCGCCGCGGGCCAGCAGTGCGGCGCCGACGGTCAGTGCACCCCCACGGTCCGAGAGCGCTACCTCGGCGACATCGCCTTCTCGTCCTTCTGCGTCGTGCCGAGGTGA
- a CDS encoding DUF192 domain-containing protein — MTARLARALPALLVVLCCVNANGSDARTPAPRVLVETASGARHAVRVELARTDAERARGLMWRERLEPDAGMLFLFEESAAHGFWMKNTLIPLDMVFIGEDGRIVGVVERAEPGTTTQRAVGAPSRYVLEVNGGWCAARGVRAGDRVRFENVPRF, encoded by the coding sequence GTGACGGCTCGCCTCGCGCGCGCGCTCCCGGCGCTGCTCGTCGTCCTCTGCTGCGTGAACGCGAACGGCTCCGATGCGCGCACGCCGGCCCCCCGCGTCCTGGTGGAGACCGCCTCCGGCGCTCGCCACGCCGTGCGCGTCGAGCTGGCGCGCACCGACGCGGAGCGCGCGCGCGGGCTCATGTGGCGCGAGCGGCTGGAGCCGGACGCGGGCATGCTCTTCCTGTTCGAGGAGAGCGCGGCGCACGGGTTCTGGATGAAGAACACGCTCATCCCTCTCGACATGGTCTTCATCGGGGAGGACGGGCGGATCGTCGGAGTCGTCGAGCGCGCCGAGCCGGGGACGACGACGCAGCGAGCCGTGGGCGCGCCGAGCCGCTACGTGCTCGAGGTGAACGGCGGCTGGTGCGCCGCGCGCGGCGTCCGCGCCGGCGACCGGGTGCGGTTCGAGAACGTCCCCAGGTTCTAG
- a CDS encoding TIGR02266 family protein codes for MTENREHARAPIELKVDYKKLNSFFADYTKNISKGGTFIKTRKALPVGTRFLFRLTVPGLPAPFELAGEVVHAAAGGEAAGMGIRFVWADPRERGAFETTVEQLMSESLGPQLARKLLRKI; via the coding sequence ATGACGGAGAATCGCGAGCACGCCCGCGCGCCCATCGAGCTCAAGGTCGACTACAAGAAGCTGAACAGCTTCTTCGCCGATTACACGAAGAACATCTCCAAGGGCGGCACCTTCATCAAGACGCGCAAGGCCCTCCCGGTGGGCACCCGCTTCCTGTTCCGGCTCACCGTGCCAGGCCTGCCCGCCCCGTTCGAGCTCGCCGGGGAGGTGGTCCACGCGGCCGCGGGTGGCGAGGCGGCCGGCATGGGCATCCGCTTCGTCTGGGCCGATCCGCGCGAGCGGGGCGCCTTCGAGACGACCGTCGAGCAGCTGATGTCGGAGAGCCTCGGCCCGCAGCTCGCGCGGAAGCTCCTGCGGAAGATCTGA
- a CDS encoding type VI secretion system protein, with protein MEPRFVQIAAALARRRAVRAGGALLLAAGFAAGSLPLLDAPGYELGQAGALLAAALAPLLAVPAVRMERARPDASPAAAFGGAALVLTALLALLLAGGVVRAALGPCSAFTPAAAFFPLLALPSALLATAVATLSALAARGRAPPAALLYAAALAASLAWTLVAAYRGPAAFLFDPVLGAWPGPLYDEALPVDARLLLFRGEAAAWAAAAIALAEGAARARRAGLRAATTPAVVLALAAGAAVAARATRDALALSGEREGIARALGGRREGPRCTILLPAEKPAAAAGALLAECEFHVADLARALGLAAPPRVTVHVYRSPAEKRRLVGAAATEFAKPWLAEVHVVDAPAPHPSLRHELVHAVAGAIAAGPLRIPARAGVVPSAGLLEGLAVALEIPRGDWTVHEWSRAARELGLLPDVAAIVGPAGFWTQAPARAYTASGSFLAFLLERHGPAKVARAYRDGDVAAALGAPLEALVAEWQAFLDGVAVPPGLEAAARARLGRKSLFARRCAREAAALAADAAAAAGTGRADEACRLWRRWGALADAAAAEKAAGDALARGGELDGASAAYARARAWAAPEDEALRASLASAEGDVAWRRGDLVAAERGWSEAVAAHPDRPEARLLAAKRAAVTDPALGAAARAYLLAEGDPALALARLARAEHPLAAYLVGRALLSRGEVGAALPELARADAQPLPPLLAAEARALRAEARCRAGETDAGAGQLAALAAAADGEAERLRAEAALRRCRFEASERAGLGAAPAGARLLP; from the coding sequence GTGGAGCCGCGCTTCGTCCAGATCGCCGCCGCGCTCGCGCGCCGCCGCGCCGTCCGGGCGGGAGGCGCGCTCCTCCTCGCCGCCGGGTTCGCGGCGGGATCGCTGCCGCTGCTGGACGCCCCGGGTTACGAGCTCGGCCAGGCGGGCGCGCTGCTCGCCGCGGCGCTCGCGCCGCTCCTCGCCGTCCCCGCCGTCCGGATGGAGCGGGCGCGCCCCGACGCGTCCCCCGCGGCGGCCTTCGGGGGCGCCGCGCTCGTGCTGACGGCGCTGCTCGCGCTGCTCCTCGCCGGAGGGGTCGTGCGCGCGGCGCTGGGGCCGTGCTCGGCCTTCACGCCCGCGGCCGCGTTCTTCCCGCTCCTCGCCCTCCCCTCGGCGCTCCTCGCGACCGCGGTCGCGACCCTCTCCGCGCTGGCCGCCCGCGGGCGCGCGCCGCCGGCCGCGCTCCTCTACGCCGCCGCGCTCGCCGCCTCGCTCGCGTGGACCCTCGTCGCCGCCTACCGGGGCCCGGCCGCCTTCCTCTTCGACCCCGTGCTCGGCGCCTGGCCCGGGCCGCTCTACGACGAGGCGCTCCCGGTGGACGCGCGCCTGCTGCTCTTCCGCGGCGAGGCGGCGGCCTGGGCCGCCGCGGCGATCGCGCTCGCCGAGGGCGCGGCGCGGGCGCGGCGCGCCGGGCTCCGCGCCGCCACGACGCCGGCCGTCGTGCTCGCCCTCGCCGCCGGCGCGGCGGTGGCGGCCCGCGCCACGCGAGACGCGCTCGCGCTCTCCGGCGAACGCGAGGGCATAGCCCGCGCGCTCGGCGGGCGACGCGAGGGGCCGCGCTGCACGATCCTGCTCCCGGCCGAGAAGCCGGCCGCCGCCGCGGGCGCGCTGCTCGCCGAGTGCGAGTTCCACGTGGCGGACCTGGCGCGGGCGCTCGGCCTCGCCGCGCCGCCGCGCGTGACCGTGCACGTGTACCGGAGCCCCGCCGAGAAGCGCCGCCTCGTGGGCGCCGCCGCGACCGAGTTCGCGAAGCCGTGGCTCGCGGAGGTGCACGTCGTCGACGCGCCGGCGCCCCACCCATCGCTCCGCCACGAGCTGGTCCACGCGGTGGCCGGCGCGATCGCCGCGGGGCCGCTGCGGATCCCAGCCCGCGCGGGCGTCGTCCCGTCCGCGGGGCTCCTGGAGGGGCTCGCGGTGGCGCTCGAGATCCCGCGCGGCGACTGGACCGTGCACGAGTGGTCGCGCGCGGCCCGGGAGCTCGGGCTCCTGCCCGACGTCGCGGCCATCGTCGGTCCCGCGGGGTTCTGGACGCAGGCGCCCGCGCGCGCCTACACGGCGTCGGGGAGCTTCCTCGCGTTCCTGCTCGAGCGCCACGGCCCGGCGAAGGTCGCCCGCGCCTACCGCGACGGCGACGTCGCCGCCGCGCTCGGCGCTCCGCTCGAGGCGCTCGTCGCCGAGTGGCAGGCGTTCCTCGACGGCGTGGCGGTGCCGCCCGGCCTCGAGGCGGCCGCGCGCGCCCGGCTCGGCCGCAAGAGCCTCTTCGCCCGGCGGTGCGCGCGCGAGGCGGCGGCCCTCGCCGCGGACGCCGCCGCGGCGGCCGGGACCGGGCGCGCGGACGAGGCGTGCCGGCTCTGGCGCCGGTGGGGCGCGCTCGCCGACGCGGCCGCCGCAGAGAAGGCCGCGGGGGACGCGCTCGCGCGCGGCGGCGAGCTCGACGGCGCGTCCGCCGCCTACGCGCGGGCACGGGCGTGGGCGGCGCCGGAGGACGAGGCGCTGCGCGCCTCCCTCGCCTCGGCGGAGGGCGATGTCGCGTGGCGGCGCGGCGATCTCGTGGCGGCCGAGCGCGGCTGGTCCGAGGCGGTCGCCGCGCATCCCGACCGCCCCGAGGCCCGCCTCCTCGCGGCCAAGCGCGCCGCGGTCACCGACCCGGCGCTGGGGGCGGCCGCCCGCGCCTACCTGCTCGCCGAGGGCGACCCTGCGCTCGCGCTCGCGCGGCTCGCCCGCGCGGAGCACCCCCTCGCGGCGTACCTCGTCGGCCGGGCCCTGCTCTCGCGCGGCGAGGTCGGGGCGGCCCTCCCCGAGCTCGCGCGCGCGGACGCGCAGCCGCTCCCTCCGCTCCTCGCCGCGGAGGCGCGCGCGCTGCGGGCAGAGGCGCGCTGCCGCGCTGGGGAGACGGACGCAGGCGCGGGCCAGCTCGCGGCGCTGGCCGCGGCCGCGGACGGGGAGGCCGAGCGGCTGCGAGCCGAGGCGGCGCTACGCCGCTGCCGCTTCGAGGCGTCCGAGCGCGCGGGGCTGGGCGCCGCGCCCGCCGGCGCGCGGCTCCTCCCCTGA
- a CDS encoding DUF4440 domain-containing protein, whose product MTTRPVTQLALCAVIALAAACGTKRIPGTDIRDTADNRAVYEVVRGYHRALEARDAAGLLTLVSPDYFDSAGTPDPADDLDRTRLEQTLAADLARLEGVRVDMTLRSIEVQGDTATAEVFYEGYYRVQTPSGAVPRRDADVHRLLLKKLDGQWKIAAGL is encoded by the coding sequence ATGACGACCCGCCCCGTGACGCAGCTCGCGCTCTGCGCCGTCATCGCCCTCGCCGCCGCGTGCGGCACGAAGCGGATCCCCGGCACGGACATCCGCGACACGGCGGACAACCGCGCCGTCTACGAGGTGGTCCGCGGGTACCACAGGGCGCTCGAGGCCCGCGACGCCGCCGGCCTCCTCACCCTCGTCTCCCCGGACTACTTCGACTCCGCCGGTACGCCGGACCCCGCAGACGACCTGGATCGCACCCGCCTCGAGCAGACGCTGGCAGCGGATCTCGCACGCCTCGAAGGGGTGCGCGTGGACATGACCCTCCGCAGCATCGAGGTGCAGGGGGACACCGCCACCGCCGAGGTCTTCTACGAAGGCTACTACCGGGTGCAGACGCCGAGCGGCGCGGTGCCGCGCCGGGACGCGGACGTCCACCGGCTCCTGCTGAAGAAGCTCGACGGTCAGTGGAAGATCGCGGCGGGGCTCTAG
- a CDS encoding homoserine kinase, giving the protein MALYTDLSPDELAAAVRPFGLPAPERVRPELKGAVNTNFHLWAGGQRFFLRISEGKTEGDVRFEAEVQRYLHEARFPVPRLHFAADGRPFVPVAGKQAMLFAYAPGEEISRQDAGPERCRRVGEQLGRLHDLAAGFTASRENPYGLARVEGWIAPLRQEAEADAALAAALPLLEDELARAAHLPGAPQGLVHGDLFADNVLWIGDRVSAILDWEMSCVAPFAYDLAVALNAWCYTDRYEPARAAALVQGYRAKRRVEPETVDALHAWASYAALRFTASRIHAFHLAEVGADRLARKDWTRYRDRLVALRELGERGFLALLGPA; this is encoded by the coding sequence ATGGCGCTCTACACCGACCTCTCCCCCGACGAGCTCGCCGCCGCGGTCCGGCCGTTCGGCCTCCCCGCGCCCGAGCGGGTCCGGCCCGAGCTGAAGGGGGCCGTCAACACGAACTTCCACCTCTGGGCCGGAGGGCAGCGGTTCTTCCTGCGCATCAGCGAGGGGAAGACCGAGGGCGACGTGCGGTTCGAGGCGGAGGTGCAGCGCTACCTGCACGAAGCGCGCTTCCCCGTGCCGCGCCTGCACTTCGCCGCCGACGGGCGCCCGTTCGTGCCGGTCGCCGGCAAGCAGGCGATGCTCTTCGCCTACGCGCCGGGCGAGGAGATCTCCCGCCAGGACGCGGGACCGGAGCGCTGCCGGCGGGTGGGCGAGCAGCTCGGCCGGCTGCACGATCTCGCCGCCGGGTTCACCGCGTCGCGGGAGAACCCGTACGGCCTCGCCCGCGTGGAAGGCTGGATCGCTCCGCTCCGGCAGGAGGCCGAGGCCGACGCGGCGCTCGCGGCGGCGCTGCCGCTGCTGGAGGACGAGCTCGCCCGCGCGGCGCACCTCCCCGGGGCGCCGCAGGGGCTCGTCCACGGCGACCTCTTCGCCGACAACGTCCTGTGGATCGGCGACCGGGTGAGCGCGATCCTCGACTGGGAGATGAGCTGCGTCGCGCCGTTCGCCTACGACCTGGCCGTCGCTTTGAACGCGTGGTGCTACACGGATCGTTACGAGCCCGCCCGAGCAGCGGCGCTCGTCCAGGGCTACCGCGCGAAGCGCCGCGTCGAGCCCGAGACCGTCGACGCCCTCCACGCGTGGGCGAGCTACGCCGCGCTGCGCTTCACCGCCTCGCGCATCCACGCCTTCCACCTCGCGGAGGTCGGCGCGGACCGGCTCGCGCGGAAGGACTGGACGCGGTACCGCGACCGGCTCGTCGCGCTGCGCGAGCTGGGCGAGCGCGGGTTCCTCGCGCTGCTCGGCCCCGCGTGA
- a CDS encoding lipopolysaccharide assembly protein LapB, which produces MSRDKKDHIALSDAHNSRGIELADRGWLDEAIREFKKAIELDPSSAHAHDNLATVYSEKKLFREALSEYLTAIQLEPESATAHYNLACFLATHGHDMAIAEYRDAIELDPEYPDAHLNLGLTLADQGKADEAVKELETAIRLDPKDPFPRHELAALLMDEGDYRSAITQLKEVVRLEPDNFEAHLDLGISYAQKGFYAEAERAYARARELKPEDLLLNYNVSALYALWGKPRDALEALRKAVAADPPKVRGWLQSDPMFDALKGTPDFDDLAHG; this is translated from the coding sequence GTGAGCCGGGACAAGAAGGACCACATCGCGCTGTCCGACGCGCACAACTCGCGCGGCATCGAGCTGGCCGACCGCGGCTGGCTGGACGAGGCCATCCGGGAGTTCAAGAAGGCGATCGAGCTCGACCCGAGCTCCGCGCACGCGCACGACAACCTCGCGACGGTCTACTCCGAGAAGAAGCTCTTCAGGGAGGCGCTCTCGGAGTACCTCACCGCCATCCAGCTCGAGCCGGAGAGCGCGACCGCCCACTACAACCTCGCCTGCTTCCTCGCCACCCATGGGCACGACATGGCGATCGCCGAGTACCGCGACGCCATCGAGCTCGATCCCGAGTACCCGGACGCCCACCTGAACCTCGGCCTCACGCTCGCCGACCAGGGCAAGGCCGACGAGGCGGTGAAGGAGCTCGAGACCGCGATCCGGCTCGACCCGAAGGACCCGTTCCCGCGGCACGAGCTCGCGGCGCTGCTCATGGACGAGGGCGACTACCGCAGCGCCATCACGCAGCTCAAGGAGGTGGTGCGCCTCGAGCCGGACAACTTCGAGGCGCACCTCGATCTCGGGATCTCCTACGCGCAGAAGGGCTTCTACGCCGAGGCGGAGCGCGCGTACGCGCGGGCGCGCGAGCTGAAGCCCGAGGACCTCCTCCTCAACTACAACGTCTCGGCCCTGTACGCGCTGTGGGGCAAGCCGCGGGACGCGCTCGAGGCGCTCCGCAAGGCGGTCGCCGCGGATCCGCCCAAGGTCCGGGGCTGGCTGCAGTCCGATCCGATGTTCGACGCGCTGAAGGGGACGCCGGACTTCGACGACCTCGCCCACGGCTGA